The following proteins are encoded in a genomic region of Saccharopolyspora antimicrobica:
- a CDS encoding terminase large subunit domain-containing protein has translation MTSGNRTDLRTQLQELYGLSCVPLYGTPRNPDRKTYGGKVAQIARAFGTPLMPWQRYVADVALEVDPATGRLAYRDVVLMVPRQSGKTTLLLSKMVWRANAWPRQNILYAAQNRLSARKKWEEEHVAAIEAAKPFRGRFTVRKTNGDEAIRWRNGSRHGITSNTETAGHGETLDDGTIDEAFAHEDGRMEQAFSPAMITRPQPQQWLVSTAGTGKSVFLNGKRTMGRELIEAGQPSTLAFFDWTVPLDEHGKLTMDPGDPATWWSCMPALGHTVTEEAVRSEFTKMDLAEFCRAYLNVTRLDIVEDDPNVPTEQWPALADARSQVGTEIAFALDITPDRQWSSIAVCGPRSDGRLHLEVIDHRPGTDWLVARARELVDRHQPVAFGLDIAGPAGSLLVELEKAGLRRPADPAQPERGQLAIPTTREVAAACGAFTDAARQDTLRHRDQAQLNSAIAGARTRPIGDGYAWGRKSSSTDISPLVAATVAMWAHATRAHLVRDDYDPLANIW, from the coding sequence GTGACCTCGGGGAACCGGACTGACCTGCGTACCCAGCTGCAGGAGCTCTACGGGCTGTCGTGCGTGCCGCTGTACGGGACGCCGCGCAACCCGGACCGCAAGACCTACGGCGGGAAGGTCGCCCAGATCGCGCGCGCCTTCGGAACCCCGCTGATGCCCTGGCAGCGCTACGTCGCCGACGTCGCGCTGGAGGTCGACCCGGCAACCGGGCGGCTCGCCTACCGGGACGTGGTGCTGATGGTGCCGCGCCAGTCCGGCAAGACCACGCTGCTGCTGTCCAAGATGGTCTGGCGCGCCAACGCCTGGCCGCGGCAGAACATCCTCTACGCGGCGCAGAATCGCCTGTCAGCGCGCAAGAAGTGGGAAGAGGAACACGTCGCCGCGATCGAAGCAGCGAAGCCGTTCCGTGGCCGGTTCACGGTGCGCAAGACCAACGGTGACGAGGCGATCCGGTGGCGCAACGGCTCCCGGCACGGCATCACCAGCAACACCGAGACGGCCGGGCACGGCGAGACGCTCGACGACGGCACGATCGACGAGGCCTTCGCCCACGAGGACGGCCGCATGGAGCAGGCATTCAGCCCGGCCATGATCACGCGGCCGCAGCCCCAGCAGTGGCTCGTCTCCACCGCGGGCACCGGGAAGTCGGTGTTCCTCAACGGCAAACGCACGATGGGCCGGGAGCTGATCGAAGCCGGCCAGCCCTCGACGCTGGCGTTCTTCGACTGGACCGTCCCGCTGGACGAGCACGGCAAGCTCACGATGGACCCCGGAGACCCGGCCACCTGGTGGTCCTGCATGCCGGCGCTCGGGCACACGGTGACCGAGGAAGCCGTGCGCAGCGAGTTCACCAAGATGGACCTGGCGGAGTTCTGCCGCGCGTACCTCAACGTCACCCGGCTCGACATCGTCGAGGACGACCCGAACGTGCCGACCGAGCAGTGGCCCGCGCTGGCCGACGCTCGCTCGCAGGTCGGCACCGAGATCGCGTTCGCGCTGGACATCACCCCGGACCGGCAATGGTCCTCGATCGCGGTGTGCGGCCCCCGCAGCGACGGGCGGCTGCACCTCGAGGTCATCGACCACCGGCCCGGCACCGACTGGCTGGTGGCCAGGGCCCGTGAACTCGTCGACCGGCACCAGCCGGTCGCCTTCGGCCTGGACATCGCCGGCCCCGCCGGGTCGCTGCTGGTGGAGCTGGAGAAGGCAGGCCTGCGCCGCCCAGCAGACCCCGCGCAGCCGGAGCGTGGCCAGCTGGCGATCCCGACCACGCGCGAGGTCGCCGCGGCCTGCGGCGCGTTCACCGACGCCGCCCGCCAGGACACCCTGCGCCATCGCGACCAGGCACAGCTGAACTCCGCGATTGCCGGGGCCCGCACGCGGCCGATCGGCGACGGCTACGCCTGGGGCCGCAAGAGCTCGTCGACCGACATCAGCCCGCTGGTTGCCGCGACGGTGGCCATGTGGGCGCACGCGACGCGCGCGCACCTGGTGCGCGACGACTACGACCCGTTGGCCAACATCTGGTGA
- a CDS encoding phage tail tube protein codes for MGIPSGLDAQLMTGEEATYGTAVTVDRGYEIRSETLSLEAQRIESSAIRPGHRVLRTGRWFQGQRSAGGEITMELGTVSFGRWFKHCFGSVTTAQPDAAGNPTVYKHTFTPGPLPPGLTIQVGRPGAPSGTVHPFTYTGCKIGSWTLSSAIGEIVTFAPTILGRDETTATPLATASYPANLDLLTFVEGSLTLDGAAHEMRSISVQGTNGLADDRYVHGSRLRNEPLEIGSEGSQARVYSGTIEGEFKDLTAYSRFVSGAEAELVLLFAGGTISGTYDYEVRITANVRFDGTTPNVPDGNVIMQTLPFKVVDNGTTSIRLEYQTTDATV; via the coding sequence ATGGGCATCCCCAGCGGGCTCGACGCCCAGCTGATGACCGGCGAAGAGGCCACCTACGGCACCGCAGTCACTGTCGACCGCGGCTATGAGATCCGCTCTGAGACGTTGTCGCTGGAAGCGCAGCGCATCGAGTCATCGGCGATCCGGCCCGGCCACCGGGTGCTGCGCACCGGCCGGTGGTTTCAAGGCCAGCGGAGCGCGGGCGGCGAGATCACCATGGAACTGGGGACCGTGTCCTTCGGCCGGTGGTTCAAGCATTGCTTCGGCTCGGTGACCACCGCGCAGCCGGACGCCGCGGGCAACCCCACCGTCTACAAGCACACCTTCACCCCCGGCCCGCTGCCGCCCGGGCTGACGATCCAGGTCGGCCGCCCCGGCGCGCCGTCGGGAACGGTGCACCCGTTCACCTACACCGGCTGCAAGATCGGCTCGTGGACGCTGAGCTCGGCGATCGGGGAGATCGTGACCTTCGCGCCGACGATCCTCGGCCGCGACGAAACCACCGCCACCCCGCTGGCCACCGCCTCCTACCCGGCGAACCTCGACCTGCTGACCTTCGTCGAGGGGTCGCTGACGCTCGACGGCGCCGCGCACGAAATGCGGTCGATCAGCGTGCAGGGCACCAACGGCCTCGCCGATGACCGCTACGTGCACGGTTCCCGGCTGCGTAACGAGCCGCTGGAGATCGGCTCGGAGGGATCGCAGGCCCGGGTCTACAGCGGCACGATCGAGGGCGAGTTCAAGGATCTGACCGCCTACAGCCGGTTCGTCTCCGGCGCCGAAGCGGAGCTGGTGCTGCTGTTCGCCGGCGGCACGATCAGCGGCACCTACGACTACGAGGTCCGCATCACCGCCAACGTCCGCTTCGACGGGACCACGCCGAACGTGCCGGACGGCAACGTGATCATGCAGACGCTGCCGTTCAAGGTTGTCGACAACGGCACCACGTCGATCCGGCTGGAGTACCAGACCACCGACGCGACGGTGTGA
- a CDS encoding excisionase family DNA-binding protein, whose protein sequence is MNTDLASAIADLMHQLQAEQVRGYRVETVAGLLDVPYRTVMALIHSGQLGHVMAGRYYLVPHAELQRYLAGAAAASRRNEAARGPLLITPGPQQKTRADALMPTCAPQEHREGALL, encoded by the coding sequence ATGAACACCGATCTCGCCTCTGCGATCGCTGACCTCATGCACCAGCTCCAAGCGGAGCAGGTGCGCGGCTACCGCGTCGAAACCGTCGCCGGACTCCTCGACGTTCCGTACCGAACCGTCATGGCGCTGATCCACTCCGGTCAGCTCGGGCACGTCATGGCGGGCCGCTACTACCTCGTGCCTCACGCCGAACTTCAGCGGTACCTCGCCGGAGCGGCTGCGGCGTCAAGGCGGAACGAGGCTGCCCGCGGCCCCTTGCTGATCACGCCAGGGCCCCAACAGAAAACGCGGGCCGATGCCCTCATGCCGACCTGCGCACCACAGGAACACCGGGAAGGAGCTTTGCTGTGA
- a CDS encoding HNH endonuclease: protein MARWQGRKGRPWRRVIAQLKATNRTCWLCGHAIDVDLPVTHPLSFTADHIAPRSRGGAPTLDNVRPAHRRCNSQRGAKVDFRPPLRTSRPW from the coding sequence GTGGCCAGGTGGCAGGGGCGCAAGGGCCGGCCTTGGCGTCGGGTGATCGCTCAGCTCAAGGCGACCAACCGAACGTGCTGGCTGTGCGGGCACGCGATCGACGTGGACCTGCCGGTCACGCACCCGCTGTCGTTCACCGCTGATCACATCGCCCCTCGCAGTCGAGGCGGCGCGCCGACCCTCGACAACGTGCGCCCGGCGCATCGCCGGTGCAACTCGCAGCGCGGGGCGAAGGTCGACTTCCGGCCGCCTTTGCGCACGTCGCGGCCGTGGTGA
- a CDS encoding phage major capsid protein — protein sequence MNLEELRARLTAIETERRSIHTAAGDNPLDEAQHTRWDALDTEEAELREHLAAAEETEQRAARVRESRARYGARMGTDDPLGEPEGIEQNFRGNPWDLGAVTRSLHRETPERGGQELRARALAAVEHVRGVSDASKQHITGLLESLDFEDDGAEGRGARGIAAHVVATSSKEYMRAWSKAFKTGMRTGQPDVEALAVLQRAASLTDAAGGYAVPLPVDPTLILNYDGSVSPMRRISTVRTAVTDTYRTVNAGAVTASYDAEGSEVSDDTPTWGAIDIKMEMARGFLPYSIEIGVDYPNFTADVAMLLADAKTNLENTKFVTGTGNGEPVGIVTALTGTPYEINSATADTLALADVYKVDEELPERFYDNAQWIGHKKIYSALRQAGGANLDDFWADLGQGQPSQLLGHPVNNASAMDGVINATQDNRVLILGDFRNFWIVDRLGFATELIPHLFHTTTNRPSGQRGVFAYWRNGSDSVNDRAFRQLNVT from the coding sequence GTGAACCTCGAGGAACTTCGCGCCCGGCTCACCGCGATCGAGACCGAGCGCCGCAGCATCCACACCGCCGCCGGCGACAACCCGCTCGACGAGGCGCAGCACACCCGGTGGGACGCCCTCGACACCGAGGAAGCCGAGCTGCGCGAGCACCTGGCCGCCGCCGAGGAGACCGAGCAGCGCGCCGCCCGGGTGCGCGAATCGCGGGCCCGCTACGGCGCTCGGATGGGCACCGATGACCCGCTTGGCGAGCCCGAGGGCATTGAGCAGAACTTCCGCGGCAACCCCTGGGATCTGGGCGCCGTCACGCGCTCGCTGCACCGCGAGACGCCCGAGCGCGGCGGCCAGGAGCTGCGCGCCCGCGCGCTGGCCGCGGTCGAGCACGTCCGCGGCGTCTCCGACGCCAGCAAGCAGCACATCACCGGGCTGCTGGAGTCGCTGGACTTCGAAGACGACGGCGCCGAGGGCCGCGGCGCGCGGGGCATCGCCGCGCACGTCGTCGCGACTTCCAGCAAGGAGTACATGCGGGCCTGGTCCAAGGCGTTCAAGACCGGGATGCGCACCGGGCAGCCCGATGTCGAGGCGCTCGCGGTGCTGCAGCGCGCCGCCAGTCTCACCGACGCCGCCGGCGGGTACGCGGTGCCGCTGCCGGTCGACCCGACGCTGATCCTCAACTACGACGGCTCGGTGTCGCCGATGCGGCGGATCTCCACCGTTCGTACCGCGGTCACCGACACGTACCGGACGGTCAACGCGGGAGCCGTGACTGCGTCCTACGACGCGGAAGGTTCCGAGGTCTCCGACGACACGCCGACGTGGGGTGCCATCGACATCAAGATGGAGATGGCGCGGGGGTTCCTGCCGTACTCCATCGAGATCGGCGTGGACTACCCGAACTTCACCGCTGATGTCGCGATGCTGTTGGCGGATGCCAAGACGAACCTGGAGAACACCAAGTTCGTCACCGGCACTGGGAACGGCGAGCCGGTCGGTATCGTCACCGCGCTGACGGGCACTCCGTACGAGATCAACTCGGCCACCGCCGACACGCTCGCCCTGGCCGACGTCTACAAGGTCGACGAGGAACTGCCCGAGCGGTTCTACGACAACGCCCAGTGGATCGGCCACAAGAAGATCTACTCCGCGCTGCGGCAGGCCGGCGGGGCGAACCTCGACGACTTCTGGGCCGACCTGGGCCAGGGACAGCCGTCGCAGCTGCTCGGGCACCCGGTCAACAACGCCTCGGCGATGGACGGCGTCATCAACGCCACCCAGGACAACCGGGTGCTCATCCTCGGCGACTTCCGCAACTTCTGGATCGTCGACCGGCTCGGCTTCGCCACCGAGCTGATCCCGCACCTGTTCCACACCACCACGAACCGGCCCTCCGGCCAGCGCGGTGTGTTCGCCTACTGGCGCAACGGCTCCGACTCGGTCAACGACCGCGCGTTCCGCCAGCTCAACGTCACCTGA
- a CDS encoding phage distal tail protein — MAAGDLITTDGQVEWRGALLGVDTPFELVQLEGWLDLPDLRDGDAELANAHGYQPGQLLADRRIVTLSFELGDSDPASFRAAESTLRRITAPDENPAEEPLVVRWQGIKAMVLARCTGRLIPTPVEYHYGLTRGVIQWRATNPRLLHLPQQAPATAPPVAGGGGLLWPLTWPLVWGSAQFGGELVVTNDGNAHAQPTWRITGPCTRPMIRNADTGAELAFDDSYTLLDGQQLLLSTEDRSVLLSTGVSRSNMLIRRQWFTLPPGNTRIRFETSDGTGQLECLYHHTSF; from the coding sequence GTGGCCGCCGGTGACCTGATCACGACGGACGGGCAAGTCGAATGGCGCGGCGCGCTGCTGGGCGTTGACACGCCGTTTGAGCTGGTGCAGCTGGAAGGCTGGCTGGACCTGCCGGACCTCCGCGACGGTGACGCCGAGCTCGCCAACGCGCACGGCTACCAGCCCGGCCAGCTGTTGGCTGACCGGCGGATCGTGACGCTGTCGTTCGAGCTCGGCGACTCCGACCCGGCCAGCTTCCGGGCCGCCGAGTCGACGTTGCGACGCATCACCGCGCCCGACGAGAACCCCGCCGAAGAACCGCTGGTCGTGCGGTGGCAGGGCATCAAGGCGATGGTGCTGGCCCGCTGCACCGGCCGGTTGATCCCGACCCCGGTGGAGTACCACTACGGGCTCACCCGCGGCGTGATCCAGTGGCGCGCCACCAACCCGCGCCTGCTGCACCTGCCGCAGCAGGCCCCGGCGACCGCGCCCCCGGTGGCGGGCGGTGGTGGCCTGCTGTGGCCGTTGACGTGGCCGCTGGTGTGGGGCTCGGCGCAGTTCGGTGGCGAGCTCGTCGTCACCAACGACGGCAACGCCCACGCCCAGCCGACTTGGCGGATCACCGGGCCCTGCACCCGCCCGATGATCCGCAACGCCGACACCGGCGCCGAGCTGGCGTTCGACGACTCCTACACCCTCCTGGACGGGCAGCAACTGCTGCTGTCCACCGAGGACCGATCGGTGCTGCTGTCCACCGGGGTCAGCCGATCGAACATGTTGATCCGGCGCCAGTGGTTCACGCTCCCGCCGGGCAATACGCGCATCCGGTTCGAGACCAGCGACGGCACCGGGCAACTCGAATGCCTTTACCACCACACGAGTTTCTGA
- a CDS encoding DNA-methyltransferase, whose translation MYQGDALAVLRELPAATVDAVITDPPYNSGGRTMSDRTKASARGKYVSGDACHDLADFTGDNRDQRSYIAWLSLVLAECLRVSRPGAHCLVFTDWRQLPATSDALQVGGWTWQGTVVWHKPVARPRRGGFKANAEFILWGTNGPYDGKRDLYLPGVFSASQPSGRQRRHITQKPVDGLMRELVKVCAPGGTILDPFAGSGSTGEAALHEGYDFVGIELSEHYQRVARQRLDEVAASSAVDH comes from the coding sequence ATGTACCAGGGCGACGCGCTCGCCGTTCTGCGAGAACTCCCTGCCGCCACCGTCGACGCGGTGATCACTGACCCGCCCTACAACTCCGGCGGCCGCACGATGAGCGACCGCACCAAGGCGTCGGCCCGCGGCAAGTACGTCTCCGGCGACGCCTGCCACGACCTGGCCGACTTCACCGGCGACAACCGCGACCAGCGCTCCTACATCGCGTGGCTGTCGCTCGTCCTCGCGGAATGCCTGCGGGTGTCCCGCCCCGGTGCGCACTGCCTGGTGTTCACCGACTGGCGCCAGCTGCCCGCGACCAGCGATGCGCTGCAGGTGGGTGGCTGGACGTGGCAGGGAACGGTCGTGTGGCACAAGCCGGTCGCCCGGCCGCGCCGCGGGGGATTCAAGGCCAACGCCGAGTTCATCCTGTGGGGAACCAACGGCCCCTACGACGGCAAGCGCGACCTGTACCTGCCAGGCGTGTTCTCCGCGTCCCAGCCCAGCGGCCGCCAGCGCCGCCACATCACGCAGAAGCCGGTCGACGGGCTCATGCGCGAGCTGGTGAAGGTCTGCGCTCCCGGGGGAACGATCCTCGACCCGTTCGCCGGATCCGGATCCACCGGCGAAGCCGCGTTGCACGAGGGCTACGACTTCGTTGGGATCGAGTTGTCCGAGCACTACCAGCGAGTCGCCCGGCAGCGCCTCGACGAGGTTGCGGCCAGCAGCGCGGTCGACCACTAA
- a CDS encoding ParB/RepB/Spo0J family partition protein, whose amino-acid sequence MATSTTAAALRRELAQQRPLQVGRVALDKLRFHPLNIRSDLGDLRPLTASIAAEGILQPLLAHKHSGGGEVLDGHRRLAAARLAGLRTAPTMILPHREPDEAICIMLATALTGSGLPVEDRRRAVRALLEDYGHTARDLADRFGVNVSTVHNWAADLDPDAVSPKRTRRRAPTVGARAIHSLVENWRPRVDGGLSGDQAGALLDELAALVRPGGAS is encoded by the coding sequence ATGGCCACGTCGACAACGGCGGCCGCGCTGCGCCGCGAGCTGGCGCAGCAGCGGCCCCTGCAGGTTGGCCGGGTGGCGCTGGACAAGCTGCGGTTCCACCCGCTGAACATCCGCTCCGATCTCGGGGACCTGCGCCCGCTGACAGCATCGATCGCCGCCGAGGGCATCCTGCAACCCCTCCTCGCGCACAAGCACTCCGGCGGCGGCGAAGTCCTCGACGGTCACCGCCGCCTGGCGGCCGCGCGCCTGGCCGGGCTGCGCACCGCGCCGACGATGATCCTGCCGCACCGCGAGCCTGACGAGGCGATCTGCATCATGCTCGCCACCGCGCTCACCGGCTCGGGCCTACCCGTCGAGGACCGGCGCCGCGCCGTGCGCGCGCTGCTGGAGGACTACGGGCACACCGCCCGGGATCTGGCCGACCGGTTCGGCGTCAATGTGTCCACTGTGCACAACTGGGCGGCCGACCTGGATCCGGATGCGGTCAGCCCGAAGCGGACTCGGCGGCGAGCGCCGACCGTGGGTGCGCGAGCTATCCACAGCCTTGTGGAGAACTGGCGGCCGCGTGTGGATGGCGGGTTGTCCGGCGACCAGGCGGGCGCGTTGCTCGACGAGCTCGCCGCGCTCGTGCGACCTGGCGGTGCGTCATGA
- a CDS encoding HNH endonuclease, with translation MPWLRLDDIGYDDPLVRAVGNGAYGAVTRMGQYASAQRTDGWIPADKAREIASRAELRALTAVRIGDGAPMLHAHGDECRCLQGVQWNAGQGGYWIHAFLDRNPSRSENDVHRAKARELKDKELRRAVKDRDGDRCRYCGITVKWADRKTPAGGVLDHVDPKIAAGADNLVVACRGCNGRKKDCTPEAAGLSLLPAPAPAATYPGSTPDQPPNHAGSTPDHQIDHRPHDRPGSDPQPSPEAVSTADPAPSQPQNPQVAATNAAINGEISDGMTAGTGRGRDGHGSPLETGYAQRIGDAGPTGRRPTVGPPTTPRNQLAPNPYTRTPAGQPPPTAADPGAEPANHD, from the coding sequence ATGCCATGGCTTCGGCTGGATGACATCGGCTACGACGATCCGCTCGTGCGCGCGGTGGGAAACGGTGCGTACGGCGCGGTCACGCGCATGGGGCAGTACGCCTCGGCGCAGCGCACCGACGGCTGGATTCCAGCGGACAAGGCCCGGGAGATCGCCTCCCGGGCCGAGTTGCGTGCGCTGACCGCCGTCCGGATCGGCGACGGCGCTCCGATGCTGCACGCCCACGGAGACGAGTGCCGCTGCCTGCAGGGCGTGCAGTGGAACGCCGGACAGGGCGGGTACTGGATTCACGCCTTCCTGGACCGCAACCCCTCGCGTAGCGAGAACGACGTGCACCGCGCCAAGGCCCGCGAGCTCAAGGACAAGGAGCTGCGCCGGGCGGTCAAGGACCGTGACGGCGACCGCTGCCGGTACTGCGGCATCACGGTCAAGTGGGCCGACCGCAAGACCCCCGCCGGGGGCGTGCTCGACCACGTGGATCCGAAGATCGCCGCTGGTGCCGACAACCTCGTGGTGGCCTGCCGCGGCTGCAACGGCCGCAAGAAGGACTGCACGCCCGAAGCCGCCGGCCTGTCCCTGCTCCCCGCCCCAGCCCCCGCAGCGACCTACCCCGGATCTACGCCAGATCAACCGCCGAACCACGCCGGATCTACGCCGGATCACCAGATCGACCACAGACCACACGATCGACCCGGCTCAGATCCACAGCCGTCTCCCGAGGCCGTTTCGACGGCCGATCCCGCCCCCAGTCAGCCGCAAAACCCGCAGGTCGCGGCCACCAACGCCGCGATCAACGGCGAGATCAGCGACGGCATGACTGCCGGGACGGGTAGGGGCCGGGACGGGCACGGATCGCCCTTAGAAACCGGCTACGCCCAGCGCATCGGAGACGCCGGACCAACCGGCCGCCGCCCCACCGTCGGCCCGCCCACCACGCCCCGGAACCAGCTGGCCCCCAACCCCTACACCCGCACCCCCGCAGGCCAACCACCACCAACTGCAGCCGATCCCGGGGCTGAGCCCGCCAACCACGACTGA
- a CDS encoding DUF7341 domain-containing protein: MTEDPRQLRHLQDQIRSVARELTATGERAVLRDDGTVTRHQVPSLLDQLRGATATGSEASRTGGGRGTPLPVSPAAVDLLTEIEQDAADLHVKALVHDRLTPEDRIRALVEIVGRWTDVHAVWKALGFLRRWTTQIQALLDPPRQLHVAAACPVCEARMFQRADPDTGEQVQTPALIVDGRIGCTCLACGHRWPPANLEHLAAVLGRVSPGE; encoded by the coding sequence ATGACTGAAGATCCGCGACAGCTGCGGCACCTGCAGGACCAAATCCGCTCGGTCGCCCGGGAACTCACTGCCACCGGCGAGCGCGCGGTGCTGCGCGACGACGGCACCGTCACCCGTCACCAGGTGCCGTCGCTGCTGGATCAGCTCCGCGGCGCGACCGCCACCGGGTCCGAGGCCAGCCGCACCGGCGGCGGCCGCGGAACACCGCTGCCGGTTTCGCCCGCCGCTGTCGACCTGCTGACCGAGATCGAGCAGGACGCCGCTGACCTGCACGTGAAGGCGCTGGTGCACGACCGCCTGACCCCAGAGGATCGGATCCGCGCGCTGGTGGAGATCGTCGGGCGATGGACCGACGTGCACGCGGTGTGGAAGGCGTTGGGGTTCCTGCGCCGCTGGACGACCCAGATCCAAGCGCTGCTGGACCCGCCGCGGCAGCTGCACGTCGCCGCCGCGTGCCCGGTCTGCGAAGCGCGCATGTTCCAGCGTGCTGACCCCGACACCGGCGAGCAGGTCCAGACTCCGGCGCTGATCGTGGACGGCCGCATCGGGTGCACATGCCTGGCATGCGGCCACCGCTGGCCGCCGGCGAACCTTGAGCACCTGGCGGCCGTGCTCGGCCGCGTATCGCCGGGGGAGTGA
- a CDS encoding phage portal protein, with product MQSIAVRGAIDLIASLASELPAEVYSGTGTDRVRRPTPSYLLDPAGDGQGLPDWCYQVVESWLLRGNVYGDVLDHRGTCPTQIQLLHPDDVSGWIDENGTVHWSVTGRPVNPDRWLHQRVNPVPGRVLGLSPVAWHAATIGLSITSVRFGESWFRDGAHPSALLTNEEATLNEDQARQAKHRFLAALRGTREPVVLGKGWKYQQIQISPEESQFLATQGYTEAQCARIFGPGIAEVLGYESGGSMTYSNVESRSTHLLVYSVNKWLSRLERLLSSMLPRPQYVRIDRDGLLQSTTLERYRANEIALRNRWKTVNEVRQSEGDLPPVPWGNEPNPTSPAPPGGAHPDEHDDDQEDGS from the coding sequence ATGCAGTCGATCGCCGTGCGCGGAGCGATCGACCTGATCGCCTCGCTGGCCTCCGAGCTGCCCGCCGAGGTCTACTCGGGCACCGGCACCGACCGCGTACGGCGCCCGACGCCGAGCTACCTGCTCGACCCCGCCGGCGATGGCCAGGGACTGCCCGACTGGTGCTACCAGGTCGTGGAGTCGTGGCTGCTGCGCGGCAACGTCTACGGCGACGTCCTCGACCACCGCGGGACCTGCCCGACGCAGATCCAACTGCTGCACCCCGACGACGTGTCCGGGTGGATCGACGAGAACGGCACCGTGCACTGGTCGGTCACCGGCCGCCCGGTAAACCCCGATCGGTGGCTGCACCAGCGCGTCAACCCCGTACCGGGCCGGGTACTCGGCCTCTCGCCGGTCGCGTGGCACGCGGCGACGATCGGCCTGTCGATCACCTCGGTGCGCTTCGGCGAATCGTGGTTCCGCGACGGCGCCCACCCGAGCGCGCTGCTGACCAACGAGGAAGCCACGCTCAACGAGGACCAGGCCCGCCAGGCCAAACACCGCTTCCTCGCCGCGCTGCGCGGAACCCGCGAGCCGGTCGTGCTGGGCAAGGGCTGGAAGTACCAGCAGATCCAGATCAGCCCGGAAGAGTCCCAGTTCCTGGCGACCCAGGGCTACACCGAGGCCCAGTGCGCGCGGATCTTCGGGCCGGGTATCGCCGAGGTGCTTGGCTACGAGTCCGGCGGCTCGATGACGTATTCCAATGTGGAGTCCCGCAGCACGCACCTGCTGGTCTACAGCGTCAACAAGTGGCTGTCCCGGCTGGAACGGCTGCTGTCCAGCATGCTGCCGCGGCCGCAGTACGTGCGCATCGACCGCGACGGGCTGCTGCAGTCCACGACGCTGGAGCGCTACCGCGCCAACGAGATCGCGCTGCGCAACCGATGGAAGACGGTCAACGAGGTCCGGCAGAGCGAGGGCGACCTGCCGCCGGTGCCCTGGGGCAATGAGCCCAACCCCACGAGCCCCGCACCACCTGGTGGTGCGCATCCCGACGAGCACGACGACGACCAGGAGGACGGGTCCTGA
- a CDS encoding HK97 family phage prohead protease, translating to MTTHTLPDLDLVRAVPTSVRADGADAAGMPTMVVRFSAFDRWYEIDSYWEGRFLERTVRGAFKKTIRENGANLKILYDHGFDFQIGNKVLGSVASLREDPDSPVAEVQLFDTSYNRDLLPGIEAGAYGSSFRFRVVKEEWNDDPGRSEYNPDGLPERTIKEVRLFEAGPVTFPANPDSTVGVRCMTDDYYQRLRARDPERVDELRSRLHAHRTPDADPAAPPGTGRPGAAPVTDEPAPRHSGGLTHAQRRAALYPYLEGASS from the coding sequence ATGACCACTCACACCCTGCCCGATCTCGACCTGGTGCGCGCCGTGCCGACCAGCGTCCGCGCCGACGGCGCCGACGCAGCGGGTATGCCCACCATGGTGGTGCGGTTTTCCGCGTTCGACCGCTGGTACGAGATCGACTCGTACTGGGAGGGCCGGTTCCTGGAGCGCACCGTGCGCGGCGCGTTCAAGAAGACGATCCGGGAGAACGGCGCCAACCTGAAGATCCTCTACGACCACGGCTTCGACTTCCAGATCGGCAACAAGGTCCTCGGCTCCGTGGCCTCTCTGCGGGAGGATCCGGACTCGCCGGTCGCCGAGGTGCAGCTGTTCGACACCAGCTACAACCGCGACCTGCTGCCCGGCATCGAGGCGGGCGCCTACGGTTCGTCGTTCCGGTTCCGCGTGGTCAAGGAGGAGTGGAACGACGACCCCGGCCGCTCGGAGTACAACCCCGATGGCCTGCCGGAACGCACCATCAAGGAGGTCCGGCTGTTCGAGGCCGGGCCCGTGACGTTCCCCGCGAACCCCGATTCCACCGTCGGCGTGCGCTGCATGACCGACGACTACTACCAGCGCCTGCGCGCCCGCGACCCCGAACGGGTCGACGAGCTCCGCTCGCGCCTGCACGCCCACCGCACTCCCGACGCCGACCCAGCCGCCCCGCCGGGCACTGGCCGCCCGGGAGCCGCACCCGTGACCGACGAGCCGGCACCGCGCCACTCGGGCGGACTGACGCACGCGCAACGCCGTGCAGCCCTCTACCCGTACCTGGAAGGAGCATCCTCGTGA